The Paraburkholderia dioscoreae DNA window TCGCGCGCAGGCCGAGCCATTCGACGCGTGTGTTGATCGACACCTGCTACAGCGGCGACATGCTCGACGATATCCGGGATGAAAGTACCGCCTACATTCTGCAAACTAATGGTGGTGAGAAAGAGCGTGCGGGAATTTCACTGGCTTCGTGGACGACAGCGGATTTCACGTCAAAGGGCATCCGTTTTGCCGCCGACCCGGGGGACAAAGTCGGCACCGCAAAGGCACCCGCGACCATCGATCGCACCCGCAATGGCTACACCATTATCACGGCGACGAGCGTCAACGAAAAGTCATGGGGGCCTTCGGGAGGAAACACCTTCGAGAGTCCGATTGCCGGTGAGGGGCAAATCAAGGGGTCGTTTTTCACACAGTCTCTGTTCGCCTATCTGGATCGCAACAATGGCCAACTCGGTCCCGCGTTCCGGGATGCGCGTGCTTTCACGTCCATCAAGGCAGTCGAGGCGAGCCACGGCAAGGAGCATCAGACGCCTCGCCAATACTCGACGATTCCAGACGACCAGAACGCAATCAATTAACTACCAGTGGCGCCTGCTCGTCGAGCGCCTGAAAAACCAGAGGATAAATATGCGATATTCAATCGTGGCACTCTCTCTTGCCGCTCTGACGACGCACGCGATCGCGCAGGAGGCCTATTCCGCGAAGTCCCTCTTTTTCTCGGCGAACGATTCCGTTGTTGCGGTTGGTACCGGGCAAAAGCAGGGCGCGGATGCAAACAATGCAGTGGCAGCGGTGCAAAGCCCGGAAAGCCAGGTGCCGATGCCGGTAAAAGTTTCGCAGAAGAAAAAGCGTGCTCCGCAGATTGGCGCGAGCTACTTCGTCCGTCTCAAAGACGACGACGGCACGACGCACGACGTACTGACGCGTCGCATCTTCAGGAGCGGCGAGAAGTTCCAGCTTGGTGTCAAGGTCAACCGCCCGTCGTACGTGTACATCCTGAATGAGGCACCGGACGGGAGCATCACGCAAATTTATCCGCAGCCGTCGCAGGATAATTTTGTCGATGCAATGGGTATTGTTTTCTTCCCGGCGAAGGGCTCTTTCCAGTTCGACGACAAGCCCGGAATGGAAAAGCTCATGGTGTATCTGTCGCCGGAACGCGCGCATGGGGACATCACGCGCCGCCTGCGTACCGCGGCGCCTGACCTCGTTTCCAGCCCGGCAAATCTGCAGACCGCGGAAGCCGGCTCGTGTCCGGCCGCGAGCACGACAGTGATTGCAGCTGCCACTGCCGCTTCAGACGCTACGGCTCCTCTCCAGCTTGCGAGCGCGTCGCCTGATTACGCTGCCAAGGGTATCGCGTTTGCGCCGGATCAGACCGCCGGCTGCGCCGCGCAGGTCGCGCAAGCGGACGCCGCCGGATATAGCGCCAAGGGCATCGTTTTCAGCGACGATCAGACACCGGCTGCGGGCGGCCAGGTTGCATCTTACGTCGTGAAACATACGACCAGGAGCGACCAGAACCTGTACCTCAAGATCAACCTCGCGCACGAATAATCGTGCGGACCGCCCGCAAGCGGTTCGCGACGCACGTAACAGAGACCTGGAAGACATGGAACATAACCATCTGATCATCGGACTCGGCGGGTCTGGCGGCAAGATCATCCGCAATCTGAGAAAGACAATTGAACGAAACAAGGATGCACAGGGAAACAGTGCGTCGGAAGCGCGGTTCGAGTATCTGTATGTCGACACATCCACCGACGAAGTCGACAAACACGACGAGTGGAAGGTTCTCGGCAAGGAGATCGATCTCGCCCGCAGCCAGTACATGATCAATACGGCGAGCAGTGTTCGTCCGGTTCTTGACGACCCGAATTCGTTCCCGGGGCTGCGTGACTGGGTTGAACCCAAGAGTGTCTTTGACTTTGTGAAACCCGGTATCGCCGGCGCGGCACAGCGTCGCAAGTTGGGCCGACTTGTGTTTGCACAGAATGCATCGCAATTCGTCAAGGCTGTAGAAGACCGGATGCGGGTGCTCCAGGAAGGCCCCGGGCGGGCTGGGGCAGTGATTCACGTGGTTTGCGGCCTCGCCGGCGGAACTGGCAGCGGCTCGGTCGTCGATGCGGTTGCACTGATTCGAAACAAGTATCCGGACCAGGACCGCTACAGGATCATCATCTACGCGCTGCTTCCAGAGAAGGATTCCCGCCGTGTACGCGATGTGGCCGGTTCATCGAATTACTACGCGAACGGCTACGCCGCGCTCGCGGAGCTGAACGCGATGGCGGTCGGCAAATATCACCCTGCGAATGTGCTTGACGGCTCCGCTATGGAGCACGATGTCTATTTCAACGGTTGTTATCTCGTGAGTAACCTCAACGAGCACAACATCCAGTTCGATATCGACTCGGAAATCCCTCGGATCGTTGCGGAGTTCATCTATCAGAAGACTCTGAACAAGGAGTGGGAAGGCCTCGGCCGCGCGGAGAAGGGCGAAAACGACATCAAGAACTTTGAAAGCGAAGATGGAATCGGCAAGGCGCGCGCCAAGCTGTTCCTGTCGTTCGGGGTCGAACGCATTGTCGTTCCAGAGCAGGAAATCAAGGAATATCTCGCGTACGGGTTTGCCGAGCAGGCAACCCGGCAGTTGATGTTCAACAATTTCCGTCAGGGGGAGGGTTACGCAGACGAGCCTGTTCAGAAGGACTGGGGTAGCGAAGCGCGCAAGCCGGATACGCTGCAGGGCATGTTGCTCAGCGACCAGCATCTGATGCTGGAAGTGGGGATCCTCGAGGATGATGCAAAGAGCGGCGGCTGGAAGCCGGCCAATGAATTCTGGAAGCAGGTCGTTGGCGTCGTGGCGCCGGACATTCGAAATGACTCCACGCTCGAGCAAACGACCTGGACGCATGCGCTTAACACTCGCCTCGCGAAAGTCTTCGACGAAACCTACAGAAAGCTTGGCGGCGTTCGCAAGTTTTACGAAATCAAGGGAAATGCTCGACTCGAAATGGCGCGGCATATTGGGCGTCAGATCGAAAAGGAGCTGTTCGGTCGCTGGAAGATCGGTACGCACTCCCTGATCCAGTTGCGCCAGTTCACAGATGCCTTGATTGCACTGCTTGGCGAGCGTCAGGCCGTATTTGCCGACGAGATCACCAAGGCTCCGGCTTCGCAGGCAGCCGTCCAGCAGAGCATCGACGAGTTGTCCACGCAGTTCAACAAGGTCGGCTTTTTCGGTCAGCATCTGACTGATAAGCGCGGCGCACTGTTCGCCGAGATCACCGCCCGCTATCAGGATCTGTACGCAATGCGTACTTTGCAGGAAGGGCACAAGTTCGCCGGCAGTCTCGTTCCTTTCATCAAGGACGAACTCACCTCGCTGCGTGGCCACATCGACGATTTGCACCAGCTTCTTGCCGCTGCGACAGAGAAGGTGCATCAGGAGCAGGCGGCGCGGCTCGCCGGTGCGGATGCAATCTATCAGCAGCGAATTTTCGACCGCAACGCAATCAGCAACATCATGAAGGCGGTCGTGGTCGACGAACCGAGCCAGATTGCCCGCACGCAGAAGGTGCGTCAGTCCGTCATTGATCTGGCAGGCGCGGAGGTCGATTCGTTCGATAAGCTCGTGCGAAACGTATCGCTGGGATCCATCATTTCCACGATTTCGCAAACGTCCGCCACGATCGTCGAAATGGCACACGCGGAGATTTCGAAAACTTTGCCGCCGGTGCTGCAGGTCAACATCGTGGAGCGTCTGCAAAAGCAGTATGACGCCAACCAGAATGGCCTGAAGGCTTTTGTGTCGGGGCTGTATGAAAAGTCCGGCACGATGATTCAGTACAACAAGACGGAAGTCGACCGCTCGGTGTCGAACAACGCTGGCGGTTCACGCGGTACGGCGAACACGGTGGCGGTGTTCCTGCCGGAGTGCGAAAGCCAGAAGGATTTCCACGCGGGGCTCGCAACGCTGTTCGAACAGCAGAAGGATCCCGCTTCGGATACGGTTGTTGCGCCAGGCAAGCTCTCGAACGAGATCGTCATTCTGAAAATTGCATCGCTCATGCCGGTGCGTTTCATCGACACGCTGTCGATGCTAAAGCGCCACTACGACGGACTGCTCGGCGACTTCAACGAGTCGCATCTGCTGCACAGCGACGGAGACGGCAAAAAGCTGCCGCCGCTATACGCACGGTCGTCGGCTGAAGTGGCGGCGCAGGCGAAGCGCAAACCATACCTGCTTGTCGCTCGACTCATGGAAATGATCAGGCAGCGCGAGAACAAAACTACGGGCGAGCAGGAGTGGGCTTTCATTTACAAGGCAAATGGCTTGCCGGCGTCGAAGGTGTTGCGCGGCGGCACGTGGCAAACCGTCATTGACGATGAGCTTCCCGCCGACATCCAGACTTTGATCGAGCGGGAAGTGAGCAAGCGCGTTGACGCCGAGCTCAAGCACAAGGACGAGAAGCAGAAATTGTTCGACCGTTACATCGACTTTGCTACCGCGCGTTTCGCCGAGGCTGGCGACGACGACCAGGATCCCCAATATCTGGCCTTGAGCGCGATGCAGCAATCCATCCGGGACATCATCGGCCTTCAGGCCGTCGCCGAATAATAGTCATCCAACACTCAAGACTGAAAACTGGAACATGCCAACTTACAAGTGTCCCACCATCGGAGATTGCGAAAAGGCGAACGCCGGCGAAATCTTCGTTCGTTCGCCGGGCGAGGATCTCCATTGCCCGGACTGTTCGACGTTGCTTGAGCTGCAGACGTCCGCGATCGCGAAAGGTCCAAACAGGAAGTTGATCGGAGCAGCGGTTGCCGTAGCTGTCGTCGTGGTCATCGGCGCCGGAGGCGGTCTCTTTTATAAGCGTTCGCACTCGGCCTCAGAGGCAACTGCGCAGATCGTGGCTGCTCCGCTCAACGGCGCCGCATCGACTTCGGCCGCAGTAGTCGCTATTGCGTCCGCCAGTTCACCGGTCGCAGCCGCGAACGTCGGAATTTCTCCGTCCGAGGCGGACATCACCGCCCAGCGCAAGGATAGCGATACGAAGCTCTCACAAGGCGACGCATCGGGAGCCGAGTCGGCCAGCAATCAGGTCGCCGCGAAGGAAATGGTGAAGGTCGCCATCGCCCAGATGTCGCAGGGCAAACTCGACGATGCGGAAAAAGAATTGAACGATGCCGCCATTCGCGATCCCAAGCAGTCGCTGGTCTACTACAACATGGCTGTTCTGCGACTCAAGCAGGGGCGTACCGACGACGCGCTCAAACAGTTCGAAGCGAGCTTTCTGAACGGATTTGCGTATTTCGACGAGATGCAGAAGGATCCGGACCTGGACGGCATTCGCAATGACCCGCGCTTCACTGCTCTGGTGAAGAAGTACCGCACGACTACGTGATGAGACCGGGGCTGAGAACAATGCTGGCTTTGAGCACGCTCGCCTTCGCGGCAGCGTGTTCAAAATCCGGTCCGCCGACGATCATTGGGCATTGGCGTGCGGAGCGCGTCCAGGTGTTTAGTGCGCAATTACCTGTCGGGCCCGAGATCGTGGTCAGCGAAAAGGAAATCTCGAGCCCGGGCACGGACGTCGATATGTCGGTGCATGGGTTTGAGGCAAAGTCTGGACAGGTAACGATCGACCTTGCCTACGGCGTCGGCCTGACCTTTTACTTTGATGGGCCGGACCGGGTCTTTCTCAAGGTTCCTCTGGTCGGCAAGGTTTACTACCGCCGGGTAGTGGATAACGCTGCGCTGGCCAGTGCAGCGTCGTCGGTTCCAATTGTTGCTCAGCCGCA harbors:
- a CDS encoding DUF4384 domain-containing protein translates to MRYSIVALSLAALTTHAIAQEAYSAKSLFFSANDSVVAVGTGQKQGADANNAVAAVQSPESQVPMPVKVSQKKKRAPQIGASYFVRLKDDDGTTHDVLTRRIFRSGEKFQLGVKVNRPSYVYILNEAPDGSITQIYPQPSQDNFVDAMGIVFFPAKGSFQFDDKPGMEKLMVYLSPERAHGDITRRLRTAAPDLVSSPANLQTAEAGSCPAASTTVIAAATAASDATAPLQLASASPDYAAKGIAFAPDQTAGCAAQVAQADAAGYSAKGIVFSDDQTPAAGGQVASYVVKHTTRSDQNLYLKINLAHE
- a CDS encoding tubulin-like doman-containing protein → MEHNHLIIGLGGSGGKIIRNLRKTIERNKDAQGNSASEARFEYLYVDTSTDEVDKHDEWKVLGKEIDLARSQYMINTASSVRPVLDDPNSFPGLRDWVEPKSVFDFVKPGIAGAAQRRKLGRLVFAQNASQFVKAVEDRMRVLQEGPGRAGAVIHVVCGLAGGTGSGSVVDAVALIRNKYPDQDRYRIIIYALLPEKDSRRVRDVAGSSNYYANGYAALAELNAMAVGKYHPANVLDGSAMEHDVYFNGCYLVSNLNEHNIQFDIDSEIPRIVAEFIYQKTLNKEWEGLGRAEKGENDIKNFESEDGIGKARAKLFLSFGVERIVVPEQEIKEYLAYGFAEQATRQLMFNNFRQGEGYADEPVQKDWGSEARKPDTLQGMLLSDQHLMLEVGILEDDAKSGGWKPANEFWKQVVGVVAPDIRNDSTLEQTTWTHALNTRLAKVFDETYRKLGGVRKFYEIKGNARLEMARHIGRQIEKELFGRWKIGTHSLIQLRQFTDALIALLGERQAVFADEITKAPASQAAVQQSIDELSTQFNKVGFFGQHLTDKRGALFAEITARYQDLYAMRTLQEGHKFAGSLVPFIKDELTSLRGHIDDLHQLLAAATEKVHQEQAARLAGADAIYQQRIFDRNAISNIMKAVVVDEPSQIARTQKVRQSVIDLAGAEVDSFDKLVRNVSLGSIISTISQTSATIVEMAHAEISKTLPPVLQVNIVERLQKQYDANQNGLKAFVSGLYEKSGTMIQYNKTEVDRSVSNNAGGSRGTANTVAVFLPECESQKDFHAGLATLFEQQKDPASDTVVAPGKLSNEIVILKIASLMPVRFIDTLSMLKRHYDGLLGDFNESHLLHSDGDGKKLPPLYARSSAEVAAQAKRKPYLLVARLMEMIRQRENKTTGEQEWAFIYKANGLPASKVLRGGTWQTVIDDELPADIQTLIEREVSKRVDAELKHKDEKQKLFDRYIDFATARFAEAGDDDQDPQYLALSAMQQSIRDIIGLQAVAE
- a CDS encoding tetratricopeptide repeat protein gives rise to the protein MAAPLNGAASTSAAVVAIASASSPVAAANVGISPSEADITAQRKDSDTKLSQGDASGAESASNQVAAKEMVKVAIAQMSQGKLDDAEKELNDAAIRDPKQSLVYYNMAVLRLKQGRTDDALKQFEASFLNGFAYFDEMQKDPDLDGIRNDPRFTALVKKYRTTT
- a CDS encoding TPR end-of-group domain-containing protein; translation: MLALSTLAFAAACSKSGPPTIIGHWRAERVQVFSAQLPVGPEIVVSEKEISSPGTDVDMSVHGFEAKSGQVTIDLAYGVGLTFYFDGPDRVFLKVPLVGKVYYRRVVDNAALASAASSVPIVAQPQSVSQAAPVAGAQSGGNHSGPTAVGEQTALATQSVRGGSQPASEPAEADGQSAAEYQLASAAAKQGQSDAAIDHLNSAFKAGFRDVARLDSSPEFGSLANDVRYQALVARYR